One Scyliorhinus torazame isolate Kashiwa2021f chromosome 17, sScyTor2.1, whole genome shotgun sequence genomic window, ggggtgtatatacctgttgtgttaagtcggggtgttaatgttaatttattattatgtacaggggggaggggggtatggagggttgtttttctggactgtgttttgtacttaaccctgttgggttcctttttcattttgttattgctattttatgaaaacctttaatcaaaattttttttttttaaaagcaagtaACATCTCAATCTTGTTTTGTAGAGCTGTATGATTATTGCATAAGGGAAGGATATGCTGACAAGAATCTCATTGCTAAATGGAAGAAACAGGGCTACGAGAACCTGTGCTGTCTCCGCTGCATCCAGACCCGAGACACCAACTTTGGAACAAACTGCATCTGCAGGGTCCCCAAGAGCAAGCTTGAAGTGGTGAGTCTCCCTCGACATGGAGGTCTCCTCTCCACAGTAAAACTGTTTAGAATCCTTAAACTCAATCATTTAATGGGAGACATTTCAGTCTGACGGCTTCAACTAGACTGCTGTGAAATAATGCTAACTCCTTTAACCTTGCACATTTGTGACAAGTTAATGTgatataaatgcaagctctttccTTCATTTGCAACATTTTTCAAATAGGGTTTGACCCCAAAAAATTTACGTTTAAAGATATAAATAACAATTAAGGATATTCTATGTGCATAATGTGTATTGAGAACAATTCGATAACTCCGATTTATGCCATAAGTCTGGGACAGAAATGCACTTGTTGTTTGGAAGGTGTACTATGGAAAATAAATATTCAGAATTCTAGTATATGGTCACAtttaatgtagaaaaatgtccCCAAATATTTCACCAAGTAAAACAGTCAAAAGAATGAACTGAAGCCAAACAAGATATCGGCAGCAATGATGAAAACTGTGGTCAGATAGTTGGGTTTTGAGGAAAGATCTCGGAAGAAACTCCAAGCGGGTAGGGTCCAATGTTCCCTGTAAAATGTTGTTGAAGTGCACTGccagttatttttttaaaagcatggTACCCGTACAATTTTATTTGTGTGACACTTAACATAGACAAATGACTGGAACTTTCCAGCCGTTCACATCTTGCTGATGCCCCCCCCGCCACGGGTTTCCTAGCAGcacgggtgcattcaatgggaaacactGTGGACAACGATGGGCCAGAAGACCCTGCTGCCGGTCAATGGCGGTCCGCTTCTGGGGCACAGCTTAACGGCAACATTGGTAGTgcctgggcagcacgatggcgcagtgtttagcactgctgcttcctggcgccgaggtcccatgttcaatccaggctctgggtcactgtccgtgtggagttttcacattctccccgcgtttgcgtgggtttctcccccacaacccaaatatgtgcagggtaggtggattggccatgcaatttatccccttaatttgaaaaaatgaattgggtactctaattttttttttaaaaaaaaaactttggtaGGGCCTAGGTGGCTAGAGACATGGCTGTAAGTAGTGGGACAAAAGGGGTAGAGGGGGTGCACAAGGTTAGAGGAAGACTGAGTTCTTTGTGGGTTTGGATTTGGACCCACGGATACCTAAATAGGCAGGCGTCTAGTCAAAAGTAATTTTAAGATGGATTATTAAGAAACAACAGTTTCAATTTGATACATTAACTAATTTTTGAGTCCAACATGACTGTTTAGAATTGTGTTCAAATAATAACGTAAGACTTGAAATGTTAAGTCTGTttgtctctccaccgatgctgcctgacctgctgagtttctccagCTCTTTGGATGCTGGAGATCTTAAATACAagctcagtattttgcttttattttagttgaTGATTTTAAGTTTGAAGCATTGAGGAATCAGGAACCAACTTAGGTCAGCAAGGACTAAGGTGGTGGATGAGTGGGACTTAGTGTTAAGTGGACTATGAGCTGGGGGGTTAATCAGGACAGCATTGAATTGGCAACACTGAAAATAAACTAAAGCATGGATAAGGGTTTCCAAAGCAGATGGACTAAAAGGTGGCAGCGGTCGGGGCAATGAACCAGGTGAAAGTATGTTGTCTTTGTGATGGAAAGACATGGGTGATAAGGATATCAGATTTGCATTAATAGGATATGTAAATTGCAAACATCAGGTTCAATCTGAAACAATGAAAGGAGGTGAAAACTGGCACGATATCTTTCTAGCGGGGTCAGAAGGCACCGGCTTTGGTCTTGCCAACTAGAGGAAATGTTGACTCTCCAGGACTCTGTGTCGGACAAGCGCCTTTGATgatgggttgggggagggaactTTTGTCTGTGTGGGGACTTCAGAAAAAGGATATAGAGAGGAAAAGGGTCCATGGATTAATCCTCGGGGACTGCAGAGGTATAAATATTTCAGAGTTCTTGTGATCATCAATACTTACTTTATAATCACTTCATTTCTCTTTTTCCCACAGGGGAGGATTATTGAGTGCACACACTGTGGATGCAGAGGCTGCTCTGGGTGAATTTGTCCTTTTTGGATGATGGTGGGGTTTTAGTTTACGGATAATCAATTTTATTTTGAATCAATGTATGGACCATAATTAGAATAATTACTGTATCTGTTGTAGCTCTCTTGTAAGCAGCTTTGTTTTTTGAAATGGATTATATTGAATGAAAATGTATTTTAAAACTGTAGCTTCTGAACACTCTTACCTTTATAAAGTAACAAGTAGCATCACAAATAGATTGATCTGGATGGCACTTGCTCCACTCTGAAGTACTCTCTTTTAAAAGTATGGCAATTTGGCTTGGTGCAATTAAACAACTACACTCACCGCGTGTAACTTGAGTTTAGAAGCAGCACTCCAGACAGCCAGTAAGAGATGACCAGGTTACTTTGGGCTAGTTAGTTCTGACAAACTGATTACATCAACAATAAACTATAATTGAAGACCATGCTATCCTACAACCACTTGACAGATCTGAGCCCACACATTTTAGTAACCTTTCTCGAATTGCTGGTTGATCTGTActgaaagttactgtgaaataaaGTTTTTGTTCACTTCTCTGCAGTTTTTGTTTGAACTTCCTACAAAATAATGAACATCTTTTGGAGTTCAAATTTCCAAATCTATCCCAGGGTACAGAtggaaattattatttttatttatagtAGCCTGCAGTGTTGGGCTCCTAAAGCATTTCTTAGCTTTGATCTTTAAAATATATAACTATTTAGTATATTTTATTCTATTCATAAGCATTACATCACTAAACTTAGATGTTGTACTCCATTAATGGGAAGAATAGACTTGATCATTTATGTAATAAAACAAACTATTTGGAAGAGATTAACTACAATGCCTCCCTTTAACCGGCTCCTATTTAATTTCATGGTGAGACAATTTCTTCAAGTTACATATTCTGGGCACTGAGCAATCCTTCGTCGTAAGACAACGTCCTCCGACTTTATGAACGTTTTGTCCTGGAATCAGTTTCCCTGGTTATCGAATACTGTATCCTTTGATTTGTTTCTTTAGGGCAAATATGTTTAGGGATCTTTTAAAATCAGCTTTCACTGTTTTACGTACCGATAAAGTTCAGATTTTTGTTTTTTCCCCACTATTAAGAGTAGAAGACATTTATGGGGAAATCCTGACATACCCACTGCTTTCTTATTTTGTAAAAAAAACAGACCCAGAGATCCATACAAACAAATTAGGAGCAGTAGGCCTTTTTCGCCCCTCTGAATCTGTTCCTCccatcaattagatcatggttgaactGATTGAGACCTCACCGCGGCTATCCTTCTTACCGCCAATACCCTTGTTAGATCCTTGTTAGACAagaatctatctctgccttaaaaaatattcaatgaccctgccactGCCAGTCTCTGGGGAATTGCAGCCATCATGGTCCTCCTGTGGCATATGTACATCTCTACACATAATTTAGTTTTCATGCTGTTTTAAGGTCGCTTCTGAGGAATATATTCGTCACACTGCAGCAAATGTCAGTCCttcacttctttttaaaaaatgtatttattcaaattttcaacaaaccccccctccccccccccccccaaacaaaaagaaagaaacaagaacacaacaatccaaaattatacattggatttcccccatatacaataacccccccatataacatttaaaaacacaaatagggaaacccccccacccttgggctgctgctgacctcctcctaacgctccgcgagatagtctaggaacggttgccaccgcctgaggaacccctgcacagaccctcgcaaggcaaactttatcatcCAGCCTGAACCCTGccttgtcattgatccaagctaggGGTCTTCtatctagggggcttcgcatctttccatagtagcaaaatcctccgccgggctaccagggacgcaaaggccaggataccggcctctttcgcctcctgcactcccggctcgtccgataccccaaataatgccaatccccagctcggcttgacctgggcattcaccaccttggacatagtcctcgcaaaacccctccaaaacccatccagcgccgggcacgaccagaacatatggacgtgatttgccgggctccccgagcacctcccacatctgtcctccaccccaaagaacctactaacctcgcccctgtcatatgcgctctgtgagtaactttgaactatattaggctgagcctggcgcaagatgaggaagaattaaccctactcagggcatcagtccacagaccctcacctatctcctcctcccacttgccctttaactcctccaccgaggcttcctcctcttccctggtaaatcaccgaaaccttcccttctccaacccatacacccgaaatcaccctgtcctgaatcccatgtgccggaagcagtggaaattccctcacctgccgcctcacaaacaccctcacttgcatgtacctgaaagcgtttcccaggggcaGCCCAAACATCTCCAACGCCCGTAGGCTCgctaacgtcccatcaatgaacaggtcccccattctaatccctgcccgatgccagctccgaaaccccccatccatccttcccgggacgaaccgatgattctcccgaatcagggaccaaaccgaggctcccacctcgcccctgtgtcgcctccactgtccccagagcttcaacgtcgccgccaccaccggactcgtggtgtaccttgtcggcgagagcggcagcggtgccgtcaccagcgccctcaggctggtgcccacacatgccgcccctctccattacccacttacggatcatcgccacataatagccacacaaagtcgactgtccctgctacgctccagaaacaccctcttcaccctcggggtcttattcgcccacacaaatccaatgatgctcctgcttacccgtttgaaaaaggcccgggatcataatgggaaggcactggaacacaaagagaaacctcgggaggaccgtcattttgaccgactgcaccctacccgctagtgagagtggcagcatatcccatcttttaaaatcctcctccatctgctccaccaaccgcgtcaaattgagcttgtgcaggggcccctcaactcctagctacttggatccctaggtaccgaaagctcctttccgccctcttcagcggtagctcgtctaaccCCCTTCCCTggacccctgaatgcaccacaaagagctcactcttccctacgttgagtttataccccgaaaagtccctcaggatccgcatgacctccgccatcccctccactggatccgcaacatacaacaacaggtcatcggcatacaacgacacccggtgttcctcttccccccccccccggaatcaatcccctccatttcctggactccctcaatgccatggccagtggctcaattgccagtgcaaacaataaggggcacccctgtctcgtccctcggtacagtcaaaagtactctgacctccgccagttcgtagccacactcgccaccggagctctatacagcagtctgacccagctgatgaacccctccccgaacccaaacctccgcaacacttcccaaagatactcccactccacccgatcaaaggccttctccgcgtccatagctgccactacctccgcttccccctccaccgagggcatcataatcacattgaggagcctccgcacatttgtgtttagttgcctacccttcacaaatcccatctggtcctcatgaatcacccccgggtcacagtcctcaattctcgtaggcagcaccttcgccagcaacttagcgtcaacattgaggagcgagatcggtctatacgactcacattgcaatggatccttgtcccgcttcaagatcaaagaaatcagagccctggacattgtcggaggccctccctcaccttattaaaagtcctcactagcaacgggcccagcaggtccacgtatttcctgtagaattcaaccgggaacccatccggcctcggggccttccccgcctgcatgctccccaatcctttaaccagctcctccagcccaatcgtcgcccccaaaccagccacctcctccaccctcgggaaccacagctgatctaggaatcgtcacctcccctcctcccccactgggggctcagccctgtacagatccccatagaagtccctaaataccttgtttcttctccgcactgtattcccccctctatccttaactccaccaatctccctcgctgcctccctcttacgaagctgatatgccagcatccgactcgccttctccccatactcatacgtcgccccctgcgctttcctccactgtgcctctgctttccccgtggtcaacaggtcgaattccgtctggaggtcagTCCTTCACTTCAAACTGCGCATGGGATAGGGTAATGGTCGACTGACATAGTTGCCACAGTCAAAGCTTGATTCTGATCACACCAAGGCATTGTGTACTGAAACCAAGATCCCTACTGTTATCCCTGGACAGACTCCCCCAGGAGTGTTTTATAATCCATGATGGAGGCTTGGCAAGTGGCTGGAACCACAAAAATATATCTTCAAATTTAATTAAACATTACATTTTATCCAGTGTTTCAGTAAATCTGATAGCATGTAGAACTGGGGTCGGGGGTGGTTTGATAACTCTTAAGTAGTCGTCGTCTATTATTTCACTTGATGGTACTCTGTAAAAATCTTTGACAGTGTTGAAAAAGTGCATTCCCTGAATGTCCTCATTTTCTCCTGTTTTATACTCTGTGATCCTGAAAACCCAAGTTATCAAATTGGTGATTTAAAAACTAATCTTTTAAAGTTTTTAATTATCCTCCCAATGAGGTTTTGGTCCTAAAGAAACCAAAGATTTTAATTTTTTTATCCCactcttaaagttacaaagccaatgtgcagagtggtcAGGGCAAACCCGTaacccatctcattgcttgctccaaaaaacaattcaaatttaaattgaagccaattcatagtctccacaagagagacatacaagatccaagctgacaagaaaagacattgcacctcatcttgggcttggtcTGATGCTTGAACTTAGCCACAAGGCAGAGAAGCAATCTAAAGAaatcaagtaagaagtcttacaacaccaggttaaagtctaacaggttgatttggaatcacgagctttcagagcgtggttccttcatcaggtgagtgaagaggtaggttacacgaacagcatatatagacaaagccaatgatgcaagatgataatttgaatgtgagtctttgcaggtaattaagtctttacaggtccagatggtgcgaccagagagaggaataatcacaagttaaagaggtgtgaattgtcccaagccaggagttggtaggatttcacaagcccaggccagatggcgaGGGGTAAAATGGAGTGAGACATCAatacaagatcccggttgaggccatactcctgtgtgtggaacttggctatcagtttctgctcagcaattctgcgttgtgcatcctgaaggccgtcttagagaacgcttacccgacgatcagagactgaatgcccttgactgctgaagtgtttcctgactggaagggaacattcctgccggtgattgtcgcacgatgtccgttcatcgattgccgcagcgtctgcatggtctcgccaatgtaccacgcctcgggacatcctttcctgcagtgtatgaggtagacaccaTTGGCCGAATCGCaaaagtatgtaccgtgtacctggtgggtggtgttctcacgtgtaatggtggtgtccatgtcgatgatctggtacatcttgcagagattgccatggcagggttgtgtggtgacaTGATCGCTGTTCAATTGCTGCAAACAattgtttgtttgaggttgcgcggttgaagACTAGTCGGGGTGTGGTGATGGCCAtgccaagatgttcatcttcatcgaaggCTCCGAAGaaaatgtcatagtttctccgctctggggaagtgcttgacgacgaagggtactcggtCGGttatgtcccgtgtttgtcttctgaggaggtcggtgcgattctttgctgtggtgcgttgaaactgtcgagtgccatatcccgttcttatGAGGgcgtctttcagcatctgtagatgtctgttacgttcctccttgtctgagcagatcctatgtatacggagggcttgtccagaggggatggcttctttaatgtgtttagggtggacgctggagaagtggagcatcgtgaggttatccatggggttgcgttaaagtgaagtgctgaggtgaccgtccttgatggagatgcctGTGTCCAAGAATGCCACCGATTCTGGATAGTCCGAGTGGTGAGTCTGATAGTGGGATGAAACTTATTttttgttgtttaaaaaaaaaaaaatttagagtagagtacccaattaattttttccaattaaggggaaatttagcgtggccaatccacctaccctgcacatctttgggttgtgggggtgaaacccacgcagacatgggagaatgtgcaaactccacactgacagtgacccagggccgggatcgaacctgggacctcggcgccgtgaggccgcagggctaacccgcagtgccaccgtgctgcccctcatttaGTTTCTTCAGTTCTTCCCTATGCTGTGTTCAGTTTGGCTTTATACTGAATTATGAACCTAATATTATACATACACTTCCTCTATTTAATTTTAATATATATGACTTCTCATCAAGATAGTTACAGCTTTGCACGTCCATCTTCTCCCTAATGGGAATATGTCTAGTTCTAGTCTCTTCAAACAGTTCTGATTGCTCATTTACTATTTTACCTCTCATTTTTTAATCCAATCCGCCTGGGCCAGATACCTTTTGATGTCACTGAAATGATCCTTCCTCCAGTTGAGTATTTTCACATTTGGTTTATCCTTGCCCTTTCACGTTAAATTTAGTGGTGTTGGTAAGGAAGCTTTGTGGTCCACAGAGCCAGAATCAAAGATCTCCCTGACACAGATGAAGTGCAGAGCACATTGTAAGTGAGAGGTTTAAAATCAAAAAATAAATTGTGTATGCCCTCTAGTGGGGCTCCACAAGACTGCCTCCAACCTGCCTTTGAAGCTTCTTTCCGCCAGAGGTGAAGACAGGAATTACTATCAAGTAGCCCTGGGTTTCACCACTGCTCCTTGTTAGAGTTTAAAGGACATATTCTTTTCCATTGTTGTATTTTATCTTTATTCCATTGCACAAAGAGTAAATTAAGTCAATAACTTACTTGGGCAAATTTACAGAAGTTACTCATCTCTATATATCTCCATTGCAATGTCAGGTAAACTTTTTCATCCACATTCAGAACTGCAATAGGCTGCAGTGCGTGAATTGAGTGGAAATGAAGGGCTGAAAGTTAATACTACAAGGTTCAGTTATCGTATCAATCTTGAAATGTTGTACTATTTCCTCAATTCCGATGTTTGCGTTTATTCTCTTGCCGGGTCACGGCCCTTAATTCTGTACTTTTCCCACGGATGTGGTGCCTCTGCAGCAGGCATAAATTTTAACCAGCGATAATAATACCCGCGAAAGCCATCAATCTTTTCCAGATAGGTATTTTTTGACTTGTACTGGCAAAAAAGGAGAGAAAACATTTCAACTACTTTGTAAAAGCTTGCAAAATTGCATTGTAGAGTTAGTAACAGCCTCTTCCAAGGTGATTCTTGTAATATGTGAAAGTCTACCACGTTGGTTAAAGTCTACATCACAGCTGTAGTTAGATGCTGTGGATAATTTAGCTCTCAAAATAATGCCCCACCTTGGCTTGGCGCATTACTCTCCCTTGCATGTAATTATAAATTTACTATAGCTAAAATTAAGCACGATAGATAATGGTATAGAAACCGTAAATGTTTGGAGAAGGTAAATTTGCATCCTCACGTAACGAGTCTGTTATAATCTTGAACATATTCCCAAGTGTTCCTTTCTTTTCATCATCTTTTATTTGACTGTTGAGTATTTCCATGAATCATTGTTGCAGAATTTTCCCGATAACCCTCAAGGTATTCAGTGAGATCCTGTCTGCCTGTTTCCTATGAGATCTTGTTATATTAGAGAAGGGGATTCGCTATTTTCTGGTTGACATTCCTCTTGGAGCAATGCGACCATCTGTCTCATTATTCTTTGTAGGAAGATGCTATATGTTCCTACAAGGCACTTCAGAAGCAGTTCATTATTCATGATGCACCGTGAGACATAAGGTGCTACAGAGGTCTGCCACTTATACCTTCCAGTTTAGTCCCCAACCTACACTTGCTGCCTGAGGAACTGCACAAATTCAAACACAGCATCACTGCTACGGAAACATCAAGCCTCCAAATATTTTGCGTATGCCCCAGTACATCGCTCTGTCTCCTTTTAAACTCTTGTGTTAGCTATGACACACATTTCCACAGACAGCCTGTTTCTCGAGTTAGCCATGTCGCTGGAGGGAATTAAATGAAGTCTATTAAACCTGGCTGCCATCTCCTCCTTCAGTGACTGGCTGCAGAGTGTTTTGCACCTGGAAAAATGGTTGTGTGTGGAGGCCGATATCCACCTTGGTTTAGCAATGCAACGTGCTCCTAAAAAACACCTCATCTTTCATAATGAAAAATCAATGCTCATCATGTACCTTGTCAAATTTTGGAGGATACTTGACAGCAAATTCCAACTGTCGAAGTACAACCTCGTTGGGCTGTACTTGATTTCTCGACATATTTTGTAGGATGTTTGTGAGATATACGTAGTCCAGCTGCTTTGCTGCATTGTTGATCAAGGTGCTGTACACATTGACATTGGGGATTACTCCAGACATCTAAAATAATGGGAGAATTTCAGTAAGCACTGCAATAGATACTTTTGAAAAACCGAGATGAAACACCACATTGGGAAAAGATAATTTGAGATGATCAGGTCAATCAATTAGTAGAGGCTTAGTGACTCCAAGTAGGGAATCTTTCTTCTAAGGCCCCTTGTACTATTTTGCTTCCACGCTGGAAGGACAACAACTGTCAGGAATGTCTCCATGATCTTGGCTCACCGCTACAGTCTGTTCAGCTCCATGACCAATGTATAAATAAGCAAAATGCggtggatgctagaatctgaaacaagaacagaggaagtTGGGAAAACTCAgccagcctggcagcatctgtaaggagagaagtcagagttaatgtttcaagtcctttTGGCTTTTTGTTACAACCTAGCTGCCTAATATTAAAGAATCTAATGCAAAGGAGGCCTGGAAGCCACCAAGAATCTTCCTATTGACTGTTAGTGCATCTGGATATTTTTCCCTTTAATTTTGTGCAAAGCAAAGGCTCCACCTTTTGTCAAAAATGAAGTGTCAGAGATTACCTTCATGTCACGGAGAAGTTTCAGCCCGTCACTTTCTTTTCTGCAGGCTATTGCCAGGTTGCAGAAGGTGTGCATGGTCGGtgataaacctcgttcaacgagcacTGGCAGCAGAGCCTAAAGGGAGTAAATGCACATCATCAGAGGGCAGGTAGAAGAGAGCAAATTGATATAGTCGTGTTGTCAACTTGTAGAACTCTCATCTCAGAGTGTAAAAATCGTGGGTTCATGCCCCACTCCAGAAACTCGAGCACAAAAATATCCAGGCTGACAATCCCAATTCCGTAACGGGAGTGCGCAATATTGGAGGTGGCATCCTTTGATGAGATGTTCTCATTGTCTGCGCTCTCAGCTATACATGAAAGAAGGCCCCTTGTACCATTTTGCTTCCATGTGGGAAGGACAACTACTGTCATGTGGTGCACTGGTCAGCactgctctctctcagcactgaggacctgggatcgatcctggcccgggtcactgtccatgtggagtttgcacattctccccgtgtctgtgtgggtctcaccctcacaacccaaagatgtgcaggataggtggattagccacgctatattgcccttaattgaaaaaaattgggtactctaaatttaaaaaaaggaaagatcACATGGCACTAGTTCAAAATGCAGAGGAGCTATtgggaccaatatttatccctttatCAACCAACTAGCTGGTCATTatactgctgtttgtgggaacttgtgcGAAAATGGCCATGCCATTCAAACAGAGCCTACACTTTGTTGGCTGGACAGTGCTTATGgatgtcctgtggttgtgaaaggtgctttataaatgcaagctttCTTTCTTCCTTTCATAGCTCTGCCATTGACTTAATGGAGACAGAGAGAAGCTCATGGTCACAAAGTTAATTGAGTTAAATAAAGTTGTGATCTGGCATTTGGCTGCAAATCCAGCCTGGACTGATTGGTGACATTGTTTCCTGCAACTTGGGTGAAATGGATTTGTCTCTTTCAGATTCTGATACTGGTAGGTATTAGCCCATaccataacaataatctttattgttattgtcacaagtaggcttacattaacactgcaacaaaatttactgtgaaaagcccctagacaccacattccagcacctgttcgggtacacagagggagaattcagaatgtccaattcacccaacaagcacgtctttcgggacttgtggaaggaaacccacaaaCCAATTCAGTGTTAATTGATCATTCAAATTAGGACCCGGGATGGCTGTGGGTGTGGAAGAGGAATggtgtaataatataataatctttattgtcacaagtaggcttacattaacactgcaatgaagttactgtgaaaagcccctagtcgcc contains:
- the bud31 gene encoding protein BUD31 homolog, encoding MPKVKRSRKPPPDGWELIEPTLDELDQKMREAETEPHEGKRKVESLWPIFRLHHQRTRYIFDLFYKRKAISRELYDYCIREGYADKNLIAKWKKQGYENLCCLRCIQTRDTNFGTNCICRVPKSKLEVGRIIECTHCGCRGCSG